The genomic region GATGGCCCGGTGGATGTCGGAGGGCGCCGACAGCACCGGCTCGATCTCCGCCCCCGTCAGGCCGCGCAGGTTCTCGAAGAGCTCCTGGTCGAAGGGGTTGGCGGTGGCCACCACCAGCCGGCCGTCGTGGCGCTCCATCGGGATGACGCCGTGCTTGCGGGCGAAGGGGCGCGAGAGCGTCCGGGTGATGAGCTGGGCGTCGAGCTTGATGGGGTCGATCTTGCGGTAGGGGAGCCCCGCCGCGTCGGCCACCGCCCGCGTCGCCTTGTCCTCGTCCACCTTCTCCGACTCGCGGTGGGCGTCGTCGAACCCGAACGAGGCGATGATCTCCACCGGCGAGAGCTCGGCCCGCCGGAGGGCCCGCCCGCCGGTGCGGCTCGCCTGGTCGCGCAGGAGGCGCGCGCGCTGGACGTTCTCGCGGGCGACCGCGGTGCGGCGGGCGTCCTCGGTGAGGAGCCCCTGCCGCGCGAGGAGCTCGGCGACGTAGGCGAAGGTGTAGTCGGAGGCGCGCTGGGGTTTTCTCACGGCGACCGCGAGTCTAGCGCGACCCGCCCCGAACACCCAACAAGGGAGCTCGCGGCCGGGGCGAGGCCGCGGCTCAGGTCCGCGTCGGCGCCGGGCGGCGCAGCCCGGCGGCGAGGGGAGCCTCGCCCTCCCCGTCCCGCAGCACCTCCCGCTGCTCGAGCCGCAGCGCCGCGCCGGCGAGGTTCACCGCCAGGATGGCGAACACCGCCATCGCCCCCAGCCCGAGCACGCCGGCGAGGAAGGTGAGGAACGGCACCTCGGCCGGGATGGGGACGAGCCCCTGCGCCAGCGAGAGGAGCGAGGTGGCGACGAAGGCGAGCAGCGCCGCGTAGTCGAGGAGCAGCGCCCGGGCGATGAGCCGGTGGCGGCGCCCCAGGATCGCCACCTGCTCCCGCAGGTGCGGCCGGCGATCGGCCCCCTCCTCGCGCCGGTGCTCGCCGGCGAGCTCGCGCAGCCGCATCGCCATGCGGGAGGCCTGGTTGTCGAGGCCGAGGGCGATGAGCCCGCAGGCCGAGACCATCACCGCCGGCGTCACGGCCGCCGCGATGCGCTGCAGGGCGTCGCCCGTCATGGCCCGAAACTAGGGCCGCCCGGCCTCTTCGAGAAGCCGGGCGGCGGGGGTGGGACGGGCTCGGGACGGGCGCTCGCGCGCCCGCCCGCTACTTCGCCTTCCTCGACGGCCGGGCGGCGCGGGCGCGCGTCGCCTTCTTCGGCTCGGAGGCGAGCCGGCCGGCGCGCGGGTCCGGGCTGCCGCCCAGGCCGAGCAGCCGGTCGCGCTCCGTGTCGTAGAGCCGGATGGCGTCGCGGAGCACCTTGAGCGCCTCCTTGCGGCCCTGCGGCTCGCGCACCAGCACGCGCTTGTTCTCGAGGGCCTTGTAGTCCTCGAAGAAGCGCTTGAGCTCGCGCATGCGGTGGGCCGGCAGCTCGGAGACGTCGGAGTAGTCGGCGTACTCGGGGTCGTCGGCGTGCACCGCGACGAGCTTGTCGTCCTCGCCCTTGTCGTCGCGCATCCGCATCACGCCGATGACCTTGGCGCGCATGATGGCGAGGCCGGCGATGGGCTCCTGGCAGAACACCAGGATGTCGAGCGGGTCGCCGTCGTCGCAGTAGGTGCGCGGGACGAAGCCGTAGTTGGCCGGGTAGTGCACGGCCGAGAAGAGAATGCGATCGACCTTGAGCAGGCCGGACGTCTTGTCGAGCTCGAACTTCACCTTGGACCCGCGCGCGATCTCGATGACCGCGGGGATGGGGTCCTCGATGTAGCGGGGCAGCTCGACGTCGTGCCAGGGATGGGTTGCCATAAGCGGCCCCTTCTACTCCAACCCCGCGGGCCGGGTCGAGCTTTCGCCCGGGGAGCTCCGCGCCGGGGCGCTTCCGCTTGCGCCGGACGCGGCCACGGCGCAGAAGACGGGCCGTGACCGCCGCCCCCACCGTCTCCGAGCTCGTCGAGGGCGCGACCCATGGCGCCCGCCTCGAAGGGGCCTCCCGGGTGGCCGCCGCGGCCGGCGACGGCCGCCAGGTCCGCCTCGGGGTCTGGCTCGACGGTCGCGGGGGAGTCTCCCGGGCCGGGTTCCAGTCCACTTCGTGCGCCGCCCTCATCGCCTACGCGGAGCGGGCCTGCCAGCTCCTCGAGCGCGGGCGCCACCCCCGCGAGCTGCCGGCGGAGGCGCTCCGCGACGCGGTGCGCGGCGTCCACCCGGCCCACCGCGCCCGCGCCGAGCTCGTCGCCCGCGCCCTCGCCGACCTCGCCGCCCCACCCCAGCCCGGAGCAGAGCCATGAACGTCGCCTACGTCTTCACCACCCCTGGCGCCTCCTTCATCCTCGAGAAGATGATCGTCCCGCAGCTCGAGGAGGGGCGGCACGGCGCGAACGTGGTCGGGATGTTCTTCTTCTTCGACAACAACTACCTGCTGGTGCGCGGCAACCCCACCGGCGAGCGGCTCCACGCGCTCGCGAAGCAGCGGGGGATGCTGCTCATGGGCTGCGACCAGTGCTGCTACCAGCGCGAGATCGCCGACCGGCTCTTCGAGGGGATCCCCATCGGCTGCTTCCCCGATCTCTACCAGGCGCTCGCCGGCGCCCAGGTGGACCAGGTCATCACGCTGTAGCGGCGGCGGCTCAGATCCCGGCGCCGTACTCGAAGCGCGACTCCCGGTTCTCCGCCTGCGTCACCCGGCTCCCCGGCGGCACGCTCTGGGTCACCCAGACGTTGCCGCCGATCGAGGAGCCCTTGCCGATGGTGATGCGCCCGAGGATGGTCGCGCCCGAGTAGATCACCACGTCGTCCTCGACGATGGGGTGCCGGTCGATCCCCTTGATCGGGTTGCCGTGCTCGTCGAGCGGGAAGCTCTTCGCGCCGAGCGTCACCCCCTGGTAGAGCCGCACCCGGGCCCCGATCCGGCTGGTCTCGCCGATCACCACGCCCGTCCCGTGGTCGATGAAGAACCGCTCGCCGATGCTGGCGCCGGGGTGGATGTCGATCCCGGTGAGGCTGTGGGCGTGCTCGGTGATCATGCGCGGGATGAGCGGCACGCCGAGCACGTGGAGCTCGTGCGCGATGCGCTGGTTCGTCACCGCGAAGATGCCCGGGTAGCTGAAGATCGCCTCGTCGCGGCTCTTGAGCGCCGGGTCGCCCTCGTAGGCGGCCTCGACGTCGGAGGCCACCCGCCGGCGCACCTCGGGCAGCCGGCTCATGAAGGCGCGCGTCACCGCGTCGGCGCGGTGGGTGCAGTGCTCGCAGGTCTCGAAGTCGTGCCGCTCGGCGAAGGCGATGCCTCGCCGCACCTGCTCCTGCAGCTCGCGGAGCGCGCGGTCGAGCGTGGCGCCGACGTAGAAGTGCAGGCTCTCGTCGTGCAGGTCGGGCCGACCGAAGTAGCCGGGGAAGAAGACGGCGCGCAGCGCCTCCACCGACTGCACCACGGCGTCGCGGGACGGCAGCACCCGCCGGCCGCCGTTGCCCGGCTGCAGCGGCAGCCCGGGGAGCGGAGCGCAGAGCTCCTCGACGATGGGCTCGATGGCGCTCCGGGTCGATCGCATCGGTGGTCCTGCCTTTCGTGGAGTGACGGAGTCCAGCTTTTACCAGATCCCGAGCAATTCCAGGAGTTATTGGCGGTCGATGCTCTGTAGTTCTCGTCCCCGGCTGTGGTACGAGAGGAGACCGTCAGCCATTGGAGGGGTGGGCCTCGCCGCCCAGACGATCACATGCACCGACTCGCTCGAACCGTTGCCCTCGCCGTTGCGGCGCTTCTTGCTTTACCGGCCGCCGCCGGTCAAGGCGATCGCATCGCCGAGGTGTACGCCGCCCGCGTGCAGCTCCAGAAGCAGCTCTCCAACTGGATGGAGGAGCGGCTCCAGCCCATGGCCGTCCCGCATGAGGTGTATGCGGCGGTGCAGGTCGAGCTGCGCGGCGAGGTCCGGCAGATCGTCCAGAAGGACGGCGAGCCGGACGGCGAGATGAAGATCGGCTCGCACAAGGCGATGACCCTTCCGGGGCTCGGCACCATCGACAAGCCGCTCACCGGCGTGGCCGCCCCGGACATCTCGGTGAAGCTCCCCGGGCGCAAGAGCGTGGACGTGCGCCGGCAGCTCGAGACGCAGGTCGAGCGGATCGGCGTGACGCTGTTCGTGGACAAGGACATGCCGGCCGGGCAGCGGGAGAAGCTGAAGGAGGTGGCCACCGAGCTCGCCGGGCTCGACGCCTCGCGCGGCGACGCCCTCACCATCAGCGAGCTCCCGCCCAAGGCCGCCGCCTCGCGCCCCGCGCAGGGCGGCGGCTCGAGCCTGCCGGGCAGCCTGCTCCTCATCTGCGGGACCGTGGTGCTCGCCACGATCATCCTCTCGTTCGGCCT from Anaeromyxobacter paludicola harbors:
- a CDS encoding DUF2721 domain-containing protein; the encoded protein is MTGDALQRIAAAVTPAVMVSACGLIALGLDNQASRMAMRLRELAGEHRREEGADRRPHLREQVAILGRRHRLIARALLLDYAALLAFVATSLLSLAQGLVPIPAEVPFLTFLAGVLGLGAMAVFAILAVNLAGAALRLEQREVLRDGEGEAPLAAGLRRPAPTRT
- a CDS encoding inorganic diphosphatase — protein: MATHPWHDVELPRYIEDPIPAVIEIARGSKVKFELDKTSGLLKVDRILFSAVHYPANYGFVPRTYCDDGDPLDILVFCQEPIAGLAIMRAKVIGVMRMRDDKGEDDKLVAVHADDPEYADYSDVSELPAHRMRELKRFFEDYKALENKRVLVREPQGRKEALKVLRDAIRLYDTERDRLLGLGGSPDPRAGRLASEPKKATRARAARPSRKAK
- a CDS encoding SaoD/DsrE family protein, giving the protein MNVAYVFTTPGASFILEKMIVPQLEEGRHGANVVGMFFFFDNNYLLVRGNPTGERLHALAKQRGMLLMGCDQCCYQREIADRLFEGIPIGCFPDLYQALAGAQVDQVITL
- the epsC gene encoding serine O-acetyltransferase EpsC, producing MRSTRSAIEPIVEELCAPLPGLPLQPGNGGRRVLPSRDAVVQSVEALRAVFFPGYFGRPDLHDESLHFYVGATLDRALRELQEQVRRGIAFAERHDFETCEHCTHRADAVTRAFMSRLPEVRRRVASDVEAAYEGDPALKSRDEAIFSYPGIFAVTNQRIAHELHVLGVPLIPRMITEHAHSLTGIDIHPGASIGERFFIDHGTGVVIGETSRIGARVRLYQGVTLGAKSFPLDEHGNPIKGIDRHPIVEDDVVIYSGATILGRITIGKGSSIGGNVWVTQSVPPGSRVTQAENRESRFEYGAGI